The genomic region tctctctccctcttcactctctgtaacactcttaaaggtacaaaacttattattattcaacataaacagaatgagacgattggggataaaagcatcatatagtcaacccaggacacggctctctctctctctgtggccGCTGCCCGAGGCCTCTcagtgctcctccacccttccatcctgcagggGCCTTCACCTCCCTTCTCTGTCCAAGGCCCGGCTCCCCTCACCCGGCCGCATGGCTTCCCATCCCGCACCCAGCCCGCAGCCGGACAGGGCAGCTCTGAACCTTTCACCCACCGGAAccaagagagcttcccctgggagttctctgcttttaacgccctgtgtgctcagaggtgaatcCATGTCCTCAggggccacaccaggtgccaatattcaaatctgagcaccgattggtttgaccacagcatcccaaaaaactcacttccttttcaaatcAGGACAGCGGGACCAAGGGGTCCGAGCAGAAAATCCTGAACGAGCTCAGTAACCCAAAAATAGGGGCTAAATGTGAAATGAGCGGCTCTGATTGGCTggtccagcacagcccccgTCTCTCCATCCCCGCCCCCACCCCCACAGCGCCCCAAggttccccctccccaaaaaacccccagcctggggctgcagcgtcCCGGAAAGGCTTCAGCCAATGGGAGCGCAGGCAGAAGGCGGCACAGCCAATGAGAGCTCGGGGCATTGGATTGCCTCATCGGTTGTTGGGCAGAGCCCGTGGCCGATAGCTGCCCAGAAGCGGCGGCAGCCAATGAGAGCGCGCGGCGCTGCCGAGCCCGCCCTGCTCCGGACTGGCGCTCCCAGCGCAGCgcggctgctttggggctgctgctccctgcccggccCTGGCCATGGGGCGAGGGGCGgcagctggggccctgctggtggcactggtggtgctgggagcccCCTCGGCTGCGGGCGCGGAGCTCTCGGGTGAGCGGGAGGGCCGAAGGCGCTGGGACGggaagagaagggggaaaagggggcgAAGGGGGGAGCCTGGAatgggaagggaggaggaggggaccCCCCAAAGGGAGAgcgggaggggctgaggggtggcgggaggggaggggaggggagggaggggtgggAGACGGTtaagaaggggggaaaaggggaggggATGACCCCAAAACTGAGCCCGAGGGGGCCGGAGATTGGGGGATTTGCGGGGAAATTGGGCCATAAAAGTGATTTGGGAGTGGCTGGATGTGGGAGGGGAGAGGATGTggaagggaaaatgggggaaggGCGGCAAAGAGGAAGCGGCAGCGCGGGCAGGAGCGTCCCGTGGCGGCcgtggggcacagggggtgcGGAGTGGGGATCCGGGGTGGCCCCCGGagctctgggggtgctgctTGGGGTTGCTGAGGGGGGCACATCCCTGAGCTGTGTGCTGCACTCACAGGGGTGTTCCAGTGGATGCATAAGGCCGATTGTCTCTTCATTAACGGCACTGAGAATGTGAGGTTGGTGGTGAGGTTCATCTACAACCGGGAGCAGTTCGTGACGTTCGACAGCGACGTTGGACACTTTGTGGGGTTCACCCCCTTAGGGGAGAAGAATGCCAAGAAGTGGAACAGCGACCCGGCTGTAATGGAGTTCATGCGGGCTCACGTTGAGAGGTGCCGGCACAACTACGAGATTGCTGCCCCGATCACCGTGGAGCGCCGAGGTGAGCGCGGGGCAGAGCGTGTCCCCTCGGTCCCTGCCCTCCCAATGACCCTGGAGCCCCTCAAAACTTCCCTGGGAAtcagcccagagccctcagccctcctTGTGCCCATCCCCGGGGCCTCCTGTTccccccattccctcccagtgccccccagcgCTCCCTCCCGCGTCCATTTCAGCGACGCATTAAGCTGACGCTTCCCAGCCAATGAGATCGCGTACCGCTGATGGCTCTTCTGTTCCTAGGTAGATCCCCAGCGACGAGTGCCCCGTGCTGAACTCGGCCTCGCAGTGCCGCGCACTTCAtttccagttcctcccagtgcaCCGCAGCCCcgcccagtccttcccagtctCATCCATGCTCTCCAAGTCAATTCCCAGTCTATTCCCagttgtccccagtccctcccagtccattccgAGTCCTTCCCACTCtattcccagtccctctccagcccatcccagccttcccttctctctcccagtgccccccagctgATCCCAGTGTATCCccgctctctctctgtctctcccagtgtcccccagcgtGTCCATCTccgctctctctctgtctctcccagtgtcccccagcgtGTCCATCTCGCTGGTGCCCCCGTCGagctcccagcccggccccggccgcctgctctgctccgtgatggatttctaccctgctgccatccaggtgaggtggttccagggccagcaggagctctcGGAGCACGTGGTGGCCACCGACGTGGTCCCCAACGGGGACTGGACctaccagctgctggtgctgctggaaaccCCCCCCCGGCGC from Zonotrichia albicollis isolate bZonAlb1 chromosome 31, bZonAlb1.hap1, whole genome shotgun sequence harbors:
- the LOC141725864 gene encoding class II histocompatibility antigen, B-L beta chain-like isoform X3; translation: MGEGRQRGSGSAGRSVPWRPWGTGGVFQWMHKADCLFINGTENVRLVVRFIYNREQFVTFDSDVGHFVGFTPLGEKNAKKWNSDPAVMEFMRAHVERCRHNYEIAAPITVERRVSPSVSISLVPPSSSQPGPGRLLCSVMDFYPAAIQVRWFQGQQELSEHVVATDVVPNGDWTYQLLVLLETPPRRGLRYTCQVEHVSLEQPLRRHWDPPEMPPDAARSKMLTGIMGFVLGLVFLALGLGFSLRKKSS
- the LOC141725864 gene encoding class II histocompatibility antigen, B-L beta chain-like isoform X7, giving the protein MGRGAAAGALLVALVVLGAPSAAGAELSGVFQWMHKADCLFINGTENVRLVVRFIYNREQFVTFDSDVGHFVGFTPLGEKNAKKWNSDPAVMEFMRAHVERCRHNYEIAAPITVERRVSPSVSISLVPPSSSQPGPGRLLCSVMDFYPAAIQVRWFQGQQELSEHVVATDVVPNGDWTYQLLVLLETPPRRGLRYTCQVEHVSLEQPLRRHWEMPPDAARSKMLTGIMGFVLGLVFLALGLGFSLRKKSS
- the LOC141725864 gene encoding class II histocompatibility antigen, B-L beta chain-like isoform X4, yielding MGEGRQRGSGSAGRSVPWRPWGTGGVFQWMHKADCLFINGTENVRLVVRFIYNREQFVTFDSDVGHFVGFTPLGEKNAKKWNSDPAVMEFMRAHVERCRHNYEIAAPITVERRVSPSVSISLVPPSSSQPGPGRLLCSVMDFYPAAIQVRWFQGQQELSEHVVATDVVPNGDWTYQLLVLLETPPRRGLRYTCQVEHVSLEQPLRRHWEMPPDAARSKMLTGIMGFVLGLVFLALGLGFSLRKKSS
- the LOC141725864 gene encoding class II histocompatibility antigen, B-L beta chain-like isoform X6; this translates as MGRGAAAGALLVALVVLGAPSAAGAELSGVFQWMHKADCLFINGTENVRLVVRFIYNREQFVTFDSDVGHFVGFTPLGEKNAKKWNSDPAVMEFMRAHVERCRHNYEIAAPITVERRVSPSVSISLVPPSSSQPGPGRLLCSVMDFYPAAIQVRWFQGQQELSEHVVATDVVPNGDWTYQLLVLLETPPRRGLRYTCQVEHVSLEQPLRRHWDPPEMPPDAARSKMLTGIMGFVLGLVFLALGLGFSLRKKSS
- the LOC141725864 gene encoding class II histocompatibility antigen, B-L beta chain-like isoform X1; the encoded protein is MGEGRQRGSGSAGRSVPWRPWGTGGVFQWMHKADCLFINGTENVRLVVRFIYNREQFVTFDSDVGHFVGFTPLGEKNAKKWNSDPAVMEFMRAHVERCRHNYEIAAPITVERRVSPSVSISALSLSLPVSPSVSISLVPPSSSQPGPGRLLCSVMDFYPAAIQVRWFQGQQELSEHVVATDVVPNGDWTYQLLVLLETPPRRGLRYTCQVEHVSLEQPLRRHWDPPEMPPDAARSKMLTGIMGFVLGLVFLALGLGFSLRKKSS
- the LOC141725864 gene encoding class II histocompatibility antigen, B-L beta chain-like isoform X5 — encoded protein: MGRGAAAGALLVALVVLGAPSAAGAELSGVFQWMHKADCLFINGTENVRLVVRFIYNREQFVTFDSDVGHFVGFTPLGEKNAKKWNSDPAVMEFMRAHVERCRHNYEIAAPITVERRVSPSVSISALSLSLPVSPSVSISLVPPSSSQPGPGRLLCSVMDFYPAAIQVRWFQGQQELSEHVVATDVVPNGDWTYQLLVLLETPPRRGLRYTCQVEHVSLEQPLRRHWDPPEMPPDAARSKMLTGIMGFVLGLVFLALGLGFSLRKKSS
- the LOC141725864 gene encoding class II histocompatibility antigen, B-L beta chain-like isoform X2, coding for MGEGRQRGSGSAGRSVPWRPWGTGGVFQWMHKADCLFINGTENVRLVVRFIYNREQFVTFDSDVGHFVGFTPLGEKNAKKWNSDPAVMEFMRAHVERCRHNYEIAAPITVERRVSPSVSISALSLSLPVSPSVSISLVPPSSSQPGPGRLLCSVMDFYPAAIQVRWFQGQQELSEHVVATDVVPNGDWTYQLLVLLETPPRRGLRYTCQVEHVSLEQPLRRHWEMPPDAARSKMLTGIMGFVLGLVFLALGLGFSLRKKSS